The following coding sequences are from one Eublepharis macularius isolate TG4126 chromosome 19, MPM_Emac_v1.0, whole genome shotgun sequence window:
- the TNFSF9 gene encoding tumor necrosis factor ligand superfamily member 9, translated as MERPAPEKSRRRRLWRASAAVYCALALLSCALLACLAALAALQLARPRQWPLPPPQSGARLVLNGPNKSMKEGKLEWYADNRMDGVFLGPGFEYNPASHTLKIKNRGLYYIYAQLSAFHLIKRFSEEEGNATLTIHHVTAQVSAPILTLPLRLSSHPNKSIAAFTAVSPYQLAGGDLLYVTLTVSHPAKENQRNSTQWYFGDNTVFGLSLISGNCNSEATGINGCSPASLEVEWILKDFCKFFQSNV; from the exons ATGGAGCGCCCCGCGCCCGAgaagagccgccgccgccgcctgtgGCGCGCCTCCGCCGCCGTCTACTGCGCGCTGGCGCTGCTGTCGTGCGCCCTGCTGGCCTGCCTGGCCGCGCTGGCCGCGCTGCAGTTGGCGCGGCCGCGGCAGTGGCCGCTTCCGCCGCCTCAG AGCGGTGCCCGACTCGTCCTCAACGGTCCCAACA AATCCATGAAGGAGGGGAAGCTGGAGTGGTATGCTGATAACAGAATGGACGGAGTGTTCCTTGGGCCAGGATTTGAATACAACCCCGCATCTCACACGCTGAAGATTAAGAACCGTGGGCTTTACTACATCTATGCCCAGCTGAGTGCTTTTCACCTCATTAAAAGGTTCTCTGAGGAGGAGGGAAACGCCACCCTTACCATCCACCATGTGACTGCCCAAGTTTCGGCCCCCATCCTGACCCTTCCCTTGCGCCTGTCTTCCCACCCAAATAAATCAATCGCTGCTTTCACAGCCGTCTCACCCTATCAGTTGGCAGGGGGCGATTTGCTTTATGTGACGCTAACAGTGAGCCACCCTGCAAAGGAGAATCAACGCAACTCTACCCAGTGGTATTTTGGTGACAATACTGTCTTTGGTCTCTCCCTGATCTCTGGCAATTGCAACTCGGAAGCAACTGGAATCAAtggctgctctcctgcttcactGGAAGTCGAGTGGATATTGAAAGATTTTTGTAAATTCTTTCAGAGCAATGTTTGA